A region from the Bactrocera dorsalis isolate Fly_Bdor chromosome 1, ASM2337382v1, whole genome shotgun sequence genome encodes:
- the LOC105232277 gene encoding angiotensin-converting enzyme: MKILIVALFATLALQNALASVKEEITATEYIENLNKEIARRTNLETEASWAYASNINAENERKKNEVSAEVAKFMKEVSTDLQKFNWQSFKSENLRRQFKMLTKLGYAALSEADYAEYLDVMSTMESNFAKVRVCDYKNATKCDLSLDPEIEDIITTSRDPEELKYYWREFYDKAGTAVRTPFEKYVELNTKAAKLNNFNSGAELWLDEYEDDSIEKQLEDIFDELRPLYQQIHGYVRYRLRQHYGDAVVPEKGPIPMHLLGNMWAQQWSSVADIVSPFPDKPLIDVTNEMVAQGYTPLKMFQLGDDFFQSMNLTKLPQDFWDKSILVKPDDGRDLICHASAWDFYIIDDVRIKQCTRVTMDQFFTVHHELGHIQYFLQYQHLPFIYRAGANPGFHEAVGDVLSLSVSTPKHLERVGLLKNYQRDDEARINQLFLAALDKIVFLPFAFTMDKYRWALFRGEVDKKDWNCAFWKLREEYSGIEPPVVRSEKDFDAPAKYHVSADVEYLRYLVSFIIQFQFYKSACIKAGQYDPTNPELPLDNCDIYGSFEAGQAFKNMLSLGASKPWPDVLEAFNGERTMSGKAIAEYFEPLRVWLEAENKKNNVPIGWTTSDKCVSS; this comes from the exons ATGAAAATTTTGATCGTCGCGCTTTTTGCCACATTAGCG CTGCAGAATGCGCTGGCCAGTGTAAAAGAGGAGATTACCGCCACTGAGTACATTGAGAATCTGAACAAAGAGATTGCACGTCGTACCAACTTAGAGACGGAAGCCAGTTGGGCCTATGCATCTAACATTAATGCGGAGAATGAGCGCAAGAAGAATGAAGTCTCCGCTGAGGTGGCCAAATTCATGAAGGAGGTCTCCACAGATTTACAGAAATTCAATTGGCAATCCTTTAAATCGGAAAATTTGCGCCGTCAATTCAAAATGCTCACCAAACTCGGTTATGCAGCACTCAGCGAGGCTGACTACGCTGAATATTTGGATGTGATGTCCACTATGGAGTCAAACTTCGCTAAAGTACGTGTTTGTGACTATAAAAATGCCACCAAATGCGATCTTTCTTTGGATCCTGAAATCGAGGATATCATTACCACCAGCCGTGATCCGGAAGAGCTGAAGTATTATTGGCGCGAATTTTATGATAAAGCCGGTACTGCTGTGCGCACTCCTTTCGAGAAATATGTGGAACTCAATACGAAAGCAGCCAAATTAAATA aTTTCAATTCTGGCGCTGAATTGTGGCTGGATGAGTACGAGGATGACAGCATTGAAAAGCAGCTCGAAGACATTTTCGATGAACTGCGTCCGCTCTATCAGCAAATACATGGCTACGTGCGTTATCGTCTGCGTCAGCACTATGGCGACGCTGTAGTGCCGGAAAAGGGACCCATTCCCATGCATTTGTTGGGCAATATGTGGGCTCAACAATGGTCCAGTGTGGCCGATATTGTCTCGCCCTTCCCCGATAAGCCGCTGATTGATGTCACCAATGAGATGGTTGCACAAGGTTACACACCACTGAAAATGTTCCAACTGGGTGATGATTTCTTCCAATCAATGAATCTGACCAAGCTGCCACA AGATTTCTGGGATAAGAGTATTTTGGTAAAGCCTGATGATGGACGCGATTTGATTTGCCATGCCAGCGCTTGGGATTTCTACATCATCGATGATGTGCGCATTAAGCAGTGCACACGTGTGACAATGGATCAATTCTTCACCGTTCACCACGAATTGGGACACATCCAATACTTCTTGCAATACCAGCATTTGCCCTTCATCTATCGCGCTGGTGCTAACCCTGGCTTCCATGAAGCAGTCGGTGATGTGCTCTCACTTTCAGTCTCCACACCGAAACATTTGGAGCGTGTTGGTCTACTGAAGAACTACCAACGCGATGATGAGGCACGCATCAACCAATTGTTCTTGGCT GCTCTGGATAAGATCGTATTCCTGCCTTTTGCCTTTACTATGGATAAATACCGTTGGGCATTGTTCCGTGGCGAAGTGGATAAGAAGGATTGGAATTGTGCTTTCTGGAAGTTGCGTGAGGAATACTCTGGCATTGAACCACCAGTAGTTCGTTCTGAAAAAGATTTCGATGCGCCAGCTAAATATCACGTGTCCGCCGATGTCGAGTATTTGAG ATATTTGGTTTCGTTCATCATCCAATTCCAATTCTACAAGTCCGCTTGCATTAAAGCTGGCCAATACGATCCCACCAATCCGGAATTGCCTTTGGACAACTGTGATATTTATGGCAGCTTTGAAGCAGGTCAAGCCTTCAA AAATATGCTCTCATTGGGTGCCTCTAAACCTTGGCCCGATGTATTGGAGGCCTTCAATGGTGAACGTACAATGAGTGGCAAAGCTATCGCTGAGTATTTCGAACCTCTCCGTGTTTGGTTGGAGGCAGAGAATAAGAAGAACAATGTGCCCATTGGCTGGACGACATCTGACA AATGTGTTTCCTCGTAA